From the Marinomonas sp. THO17 genome, one window contains:
- a CDS encoding DCC1-like thiol-disulfide oxidoreductase family protein, translated as MTKKQILLIYDKECPACHFYCQIVRIRQSVGELVLIDARVNPEVLKEVTEEGLDIDQGMVLKMDGHLYYGADAIHLLSLLSSRSGVFNRLNYRLFSSKKVATILYPILRSLRNLLLKILGKTKINNLKRADNDRF; from the coding sequence ATGACAAAGAAACAGATTTTGCTTATTTATGATAAAGAATGCCCTGCTTGTCATTTTTATTGTCAAATCGTTCGCATACGTCAAAGTGTCGGAGAGCTAGTACTTATTGATGCCAGAGTGAACCCTGAAGTCTTGAAGGAAGTTACCGAAGAGGGCTTGGATATCGATCAAGGAATGGTATTAAAAATGGATGGACATCTGTATTACGGAGCGGATGCTATACATCTGCTATCCCTACTAAGTAGTCGATCAGGAGTGTTTAATCGCTTGAATTATAGGCTATTTAGCTCCAAAAAAGTGGCTACCATTTTGTATCCAATATTACGATCTTTACGTAACTTGTTATTGAAAATCTTAGGTAAAACTAAGATAAATAACCTAAAACGAGCTGATAACGATAGATTTTAG